The Kwoniella dejecticola CBS 10117 chromosome 6, complete sequence sequence TTTTGCTCCGACGACAGAGACAGAGGTATAGGTTGGATCCGGGAATggctgaaggtggaaaagTCCAGATCAGCAACCTATCGAGATGATTCACAATATCCAAGGGAGAGAGTAAGATTACCTACTTTAGAGTGAGGATTTCGAGTCCCTCGAAATGGTCCACGATCTCGGATACTTGTTCCCAGGTGGATAATAAGTTCTTACTGAGATTTAACCATTTCAGACCTGTACACATCGTATATTGCACTCGTCTGAGTAAGCTGCAGCGACCGCAGAAAATTGAGAAGTTTGACAAGTCATGGGATAACTCACCTCTCATTCTATGCCTCAGCACCCTTCTGACCTCtctcccttcatcctcatctgcaCCCAATGAGCTGATATACTCCTCTTCAAATCCCATATTCCTAATTTTTTCCAACCTGCCCACTCTTTCTCGGACCGACGAGAGATTGGGCGCTTCTACAATAATTGCATTTTCGCTCGATCCAAGGACTACGCTCTCGTCGCCTTTTCGCACCTCGGTATCGCTGCTTGGATAAATCTGTGTAGGTGTCTTTGGGGCTATGATCCGCCCATATCGTTCTTCTATACTGTCAATCAACGAATTCCCACCTCTCAACGGTCCACttgttgagcctgagcttgagcttgagcctgatgtATCGCTCGGATGAGGGCATTTGAGGAAACTCGcacttccttcttcgagcGTTTTGAAGACTTGTACACCTTTATACACCCCATTATGCCCTTTGCCATGTGAGGGATTATCGTATTCCACACCTAGCCATAGTTGATCGTGTCCATGTCCGCGTCCGTCTCCCTGCAGCTGAGCTTGTTGTACAGGTTGGCCTAGGCTTGGGTCTGGATCTTTGACGGCGCCTGTACCAGAGGAAGTTGCAGATGTCGTGGTGTTCCCAGTTGTAGCTGGACGAGGCGGTAATGGACCGATGTAACGTAATGTTAATGGATGATTCGTTTTCGAATTGACGTATCGTCTTCCGACAATGTAATCGTACCCGTATCGATGTGTGGAAGGACCTGCTTCTggttgatcttgatctcgctcatgAGTAAGATCTACCATCGTATTTGTTACGCTAATTGACTTGTCTCGATAGCTGAACAATGCTGAATATCTGTTGAGTAAATTAGACGGAGCTCTTCGGTCTTatcatctcgtctcatctcaTATGGACATTCTCTTGGACGCGTTCACACCGACGTTGAAGGCGCTCGGGCATATCCGAATATGCGAATTTGAGTGATCATCCGTTTCCTTTCAGCGGCAGGCTTTACGGGTACTTGCATGGTCTTGAGGATATATACATCTTGCGAATGTACATGATCCGCCCCTATCGCGCCCTTGTCTCCCTGGCCTGAATACATCaacttgaccttgtcttTCCGCGCACAGTTCCAGGAGATCTCTCAGCTGCTTGCAGCCCCTTCGCCCAATTCCCGGTGCCAATGCCCTCGCTCATTTCCCGTCTGTTTTTGCCTGCTTCTCCGTCTTTCCGCCAATGACGAGTCGGGTTGACACTCTGATCCGCCCTGCCTCGTCCCGGACTCTCGCTCTCTCAATTTCTATCCAGCTTGTTCTCGGGAAACTTCGCCCGCCTTCTTGCGAGGCGCCTCCTTCGCATGCGCCTCCCTCCCACCCGGTTGGCTATGCCCCCTTCCAGCATACCACTCCGACCCCGAGCGAGCGGATATAGCCTATTCCGATACTTCATGTAAAGGACAAGACATCCAGGTTTTCGATCCATCTGATCAAGAGACATGCAATGCAATACATGCGATCTACGCTATCTCAGCAGACACACCCTGTGGCAATCTTGCTTGCCCCCAAAACCTGGGCGTCTTATCTACACTCTGTCTACCCCTAGGAGATCGCGCTAAGGCTCCTCTAGCTAGTCCTAGTCCGGTCGTATGCGTTGATACTCCCGATAATCTCTCTCCTGCCCGTAATATTTTCCCAGATTTAGGGGTGATCAAGCTAAGAATTATCGAGAACACAACAATCAGTCAGAACTCATAGTCTTGTCGCCATTACAGGACATGAAACCAAATTCATATTCAATTAGAATAGAGAGTCCACTCACCCTGGTCTCCTATATTTCGGTGTCTCCGGATTGATATCCGGCTTCCTCAGACCCCCGTACgccgcttcttcagcttgcaAGTAATCCGCAAACTCCTTAGCCTTAGCTTTAAACTCCTTAACTTGATCCGGGCTCTTATACTTCAATGCTCTTTCCACTTGATGTTTCGTTTTCGGTCTCaacccttcccatccttcagatAAGGTATCGACACTGCCAGACGACTCGACTAGATCGAGACCCTCTTTTCCGACTGTCCGAGCTAACATCTCCAATTTGACATCCCGAGGTCCGTCAACTAGTGTAACGATAGCATGCGGGGCATTGTCGCCTTGCCTCCGTCCGAATTTCAGTATACGTGTATAACCTCCGGGTCGATCAACGTATCGTGCCGAGAGGTCGTTGAATAGTTTAGGTAGTAGTGATTTAGGGGCGACGAAGGTCTCTGGGTCGAATGctgaggaagacgacgaggaagacgcgTTTGAAGAGGGTGTCGGGGAGTTGTGGGGCGGCTGCATAGGTCGCTTGAAGTCAGCATCGTGATGAATGGCGCAAAGACAATGCAGAGTGATTAGCTTACCATCAAATAGGCCATGGCTTTGCTCTTGGCGGGATCAGTACCTTTCTTTCCGAGTGTGATGATCTTTTACCGCAAGGATCAAGGATAGTCAGCCCCAGTGCGATATTGCGGGAAGAGGACACAAGCTTACCTTCTCGGCCATCTTtgcagcttctttcgctttggGCAGAGTGGTTTTTATGGTTTCATGGTGCAATAAAGCGGATACGAGGTTTCTGGCAAAATGCACAGTTGTCAGGTCAGCAACGGGATAGATGCTTACACAGTCTCTCATAACAGACAGGATGAGGAGACCATacttcccctcctcccttgGAATGTTCAACGATATTGTACAGGACACTCACCTCAATAAAGCGATCCTATGGGCGGGCATACGACCCAGCTTCCTCTGACTTATTCCGTGCTTCATGTCGACTCAGCTTTACTTCTTCGTTTCAGAATACGATTTGTGCTGCCGATCTCCTATCTGCTCTGTATGTGAGTCCTTGGCGAGATACTGACTCCGTATGTATTGATGGGATATCAACGAAGATATATGAATAGTAGAGCtaaagaggagatggaaatgATCAAAAGTGAAATCTATGCCACATGGTAAATTACGATCGGTGAATTCGGCAATAACCATTGTCCCACCGTACCACACCTTCCTCTCCTCTGGTcattatcgatatcatcgatctcaaccGACATACATGTCTATAATCTCACTTATAGTTAACAATAGCACTCGCACTTataacgaagaagagagccATCCACTCACGATGTACAGAACACTCCCGTTACTCCGATCCGCCCTCCCTTCCCTCCGACTCCGAGCAACTCCCACCATCGCCAAATCACTGCGAGTGCAACCCCAACCCACCACCGTTGCCTTCCAATATAGGGGTTACGCCGCTGCTGCCGGATTAAGTAAAGATGATATCACCTCTAGAGTCTTGGACGTCTTGAAGAGCTTCGAGAAGGTAGACGGTACGAAGGTATGTCACGACCTCTTTTACTACTTCTCTGTATGAATAAACATCTCGGTGTTTGTCttgatcaagtggaaatACAAGAACGCTGATTGGTTTATCCAATACCATCACATCTGCACCTCCCATTCTGTCAAATGATATCTTGTGTCCTTGTATACTATCGTCATCGGCATCATTAATTTCAATCTCGTGGAAATATCGATGACGATTGGACGACTAACTTCACACCTAACTCGATTATCGATAATCCACCGGATATCATCACAATCGCTCATCTGCCTACCCGATCTTCAACTCTGGCTTCAACACGTCCCACAATCCGAtcgcaatcacaatcgcCATACGTCGGAAACACTGTCCACACAGCTCACACCAGGAGCCTCGTTCACCTCGGATCTCGGACTTGACTCGCTCGATGCCGTCGAGGTAGTCATGGCCATCGAGGAGGAATTCGCAATTGAGATCCCTGATGCTGAGGCCGACGAAATCACCACGGTCCAAAAAGGTGAGTAGGTTTCTACGCTTATAATGAGGTGTAGTGAGGACAGGAAAGAGGACAGGAAAGGGCACGATGAATTTTCGGAACGATGAGGAATTCTAAGGCGGTCTGAGGCGTTGTTGCCGCAAGCGTTCAAGATGGAGATACAGAAATCGGAGAGCGGATGGTCAACGGTCATGGGAGATTTGTCACGAATGCTATGCTGACGATACAACGCTTTGCTCGTATAGCTATCGACTACGTTTCCAACGTGAGCAACCCTTCCATCGTACCAGTCCATGCCCCTGCTTATGCTAATTCTTACAACGTCTATCTCGATCGGAATCGGACAGTCCccagaaggtgagtccgaaCCGTGATCATACAAATTAATCGAAGTCTTAGAACATATCTGACTTATGATATTACATCTTCACAGCACATTAAATAATTATAAAGTTCGATCAATGACGATACTCTCTTTTCGTTCGTGTGTCATGGTGAtggatcagatcaaagcaGTTCAGTGCATAACAAGTCCCCGCGTCCATGCAATACCTCTTATCAAAGGCGTACCCCTACGTCAAAGTTGGAGATCTAAGATTCAAACTGACAAAAATTGACTTGAAGTCGTTTTCTGTCTGATTAAGTGGGTTTCAAGATATTTACATGCTATCTACAGGTACCCGCGATGACGAGGGGGGAGATGGTATTGCACAATGCAAGATGCGAGATATACAAGAAAACCGGATCAATgaggaatgaagaatgaggaggaCCTTTTGTGTGCAATATGAACTCGGCaagagtggaaagaaggagaaatgGGATAATTAGATAATTGTATCCCTCTCGTCCGCGTGGACCATCGGAGCATCTCCAACTCATTTGGCCAAAAACGAAATTCCTTGGTCTACCCCCTCTTCCGCCCCCGCCCCCCCTCTCACCCCCATCCTTACCTCGGTTTCTCGTCACTTGCTTGACTAGGCCTCAACCCAAGCATAGCCTTTCatcctgctcttcttcctcttctcgcgGTCGATCTCCTCAGATGTCTTTCCTTTTTCATCTGTACCACCGTTCATCTCCACGTCCTCAGCAGTCGATGCTCCAACAGATTTACTCTCTTCTGACCTATTCCTCTCCGACTCGATCACCTTCGAATCTTCGGGAACGGTCTCATCTGCCGATCCATTTCCATTCTGATgaccatccccatcctcctcagGACCATCCTCATTACGAGAAACGGGCTCAAAATTGTTGTTCAACCCCAAATCTTCTTGATATTTGGCTTCTTGCCTCGCCGATCTTCTTTCACCGGGTATGATTGGTCTGCCTCTAGCGTCCAGACCGCTGAATTCCGGTGATCCGCGAATACGTTTTCTCGAAGGTCCGGCAGAATCCGAGTCGAACTGAAGTTTCACGTATACCAACATCAACGACAATGTTTGATAGACATTGGCAGGGTGGATCggaccaactcacctcatcagcatcatcgtaCACATAATCGATCTTTCTActttgtcttcttgtcctgGTCGATCGAAGTTCCGCTCTTTGCTGCATCTCAATCGCCTGCGCTATCTTCTTTCGCACTCTTTGGATCCTCTACACCACACCCACGTCCCTCAGCTCTGCGCTTATCAACAATTTCGAGTGATACTCaccgcttcttctttttcgaCACCCTCTATACGATCCCTGAGCTTCTGCACCAAAGCACcctcgttcttcttggcttgaaTAGACTTCTTCAACTCAGCAGCTTGTTTGCTTCCTTTTGTGACGTTCGTCAGAGTTTCAGGTGAATTGCTGAAAGTCTCCATTTCATCGAGTAATTTCTCGTATGATTCCCGATTCATCGTTATTGACGTTAATTGACATGGCCTCTTGAACGGATTCCCAGATTTATACAATCTCCAAGAATCTTCAAGGCAAAGTGCTAATTAGCTTTCTGCTTTCAAACtaaaaaaaacaaaaacaagCTCCCGAACTCAAGGTAAAGCTTAGGCTTAGAACTTACCATCAAAGGCCCATACTCTCGCCCTGT is a genomic window containing:
- a CDS encoding mitochondrial 54S ribosomal protein bL17m; amino-acid sequence: MKHGISQRKLGRMPAHRIALLRNLVSALLHHETIKTTLPKAKEAAKMAEKIITLGKKGTDPAKSKAMAYLMPPHNSPTPSSNASSSSSSSAFDPETFVAPKSLLPKLFNDLSARYVDRPGGYTRILKFGRRQGDNAPHAIVTLVDGPRDVKLEMLARTVGKEGLDLVESSGSVDTLSEGWEGLRPKTKHQVERALKYKSPDQVKEFKAKAKEFADYLQAEEAAYGGLRKPDINPETPKYRRPGLITPKSGKILRAGERLSGVSTHTTGLGLARGALARSPRGRQSVDKTPRFWGQARLPQGVSAEIA
- a CDS encoding acyl carrier protein → MYRTLPLLRSALPSLRLRATPTIAKSLRVQPQPTTVAFQYRGYAAAAGLSKDDITSRVLDVLKSFEKVDGTKLTPGASFTSDLGLDSLDAVEVVMAIEEEFAIEIPDAEADEITTVQKAIDYVSNVSNPSIVPVHAPAYANSYNVYLDRNRTVPRR